DNA from Lemur catta isolate mLemCat1 chromosome 7, mLemCat1.pri, whole genome shotgun sequence:
AGTGCTGCGTCCCTTTCCGTGGCTGAGTGCTGTCCCGTCGTACGAACAGACGACACTTGCATCCATCTGTTCAGACACTTGGCTGGTTTCCACCTTTGCAGCTGTAATGAgcaatgctgctgtgaacatggtgTGCACGTGTTGGTGTGGACgggtgtttttgtttcttgtggGCAAACACTCAAGAGTGGGGTTGCGGGGTCACGTAGTAACTGTGTCTGACCCTTGGAGGAACCGTGGGCTGGTTCCCACCTTGGCTGTGCTGTCTGCCATTGCCCGGCTTGGTGTGAGCGCTGCTGCTGCCCTGGAACATCCCTACCCACGGTGGCCACGTGGCAGTGGCACCTCTGAAGCTGTGGTTGGGCAGGGAACTTGTGGCTGGAGGGGCCTGAGCAGAGGCTCGGCTGTCTCAGCCCACACCGCAGCCACGTGGCAGAGTGTGGGCACCAAGGATCTCTCTTGCCTTTGTCCCTGTTTCATAATGGGGTGAAGAAGATTCAAGTCACCCATAATCCACTGTCCAGATAAAACCCTGTTGGGTGTTCAGATGTGTCTCTGACAGTGACATGATGACCCTGTTCCTGCCTTTCCAGTTGAGAGACCGTGAGCGTTTTTCCTTGTTAAGACACaacatgggccgggcgcggtggctcacgcctgtaatcccagcactctgggaggccgaggcgggtggatcgctcgaggttaggagttcgagaccagcctgagcaagagcgagaccccgtctctactaaaaatagaaagaaattatctggacagctaaaaatatatatagaaaaaattagccaggcatggtggcgcatgcctgtagtcccagctactcgggaggctgaggcaggaggatcagcttgaacccaggagtctgaggttgctgtgagctaggctgacccacggcactcactctagcccgggcaacagagcgagactctgtctcaaaaacaaaacaaaaaacaccctcaACATGCTCACACGCGGCCGGTCAGCCCTGGGTGGGTGCCCGGGGCTGCGCTCACTGGCCCTGTGCCCGCAGGGAGCTCGAGGAGCGGCACGGCATCCACTGCAACATGACACTGCTCTTCTCCTTCGCCCAGGCTGTGGCCTGCGCTGAGGCAGGCGTGACACTCATCTCCCCGTTTGTGGGGCGGATCCTCGACTGGCACGTGGCAAACACAGACAAGAAATCCTACGAGCCCCTGGAGGACCCTGGTGAGATGCCCGTGgaggtgatgggggaggggagcagcctgagaggcaggaagagccGCAGACGGGAGCCGCCACGTCGACGAGTGGGGGGCACACGGTTGGCGCGGGGTCAGGTGGGGGCATGGGGTCAGGGTGGCGTGCGAGGCCGTGGTTGTGTCCCTGCCCCGGAATGTAGGGCGAGGTGGGGATGGTGGCTGCAGGCAGCGCACTGGGAGGGCGGGtggccctgcctgggcctccgAGACACAGCTTTGTCTCCTCCCAGGGGTAAAGAGCGTCACCAAAATCTACAACTACTACAAGAAGTTTGGCTACAAAACCATCGTCATGGGTGCCTCCTTCCGCAACACGGGCGAGATCAAGGCGCTGGCCGGCTGCGACTTCCTCACCATCTCACCCAAGCTCCTGGGGGAGCTGCTCAAAGACAACAGCAAGCTGGCACCGGTGCTCTCGGCCAAGGCGGGTGAGGCCCAGTGCCTGGCTGTGGCGAGGCTGGCATAGCCCTGCCGCTCTGTCCTGTGGGCGATGCTGAGGACCCTCCGTCCTACTGGGGGAGCACAGCTCGGGAGACGGGGTGGAGTGAGGCTCAGAGGAAGGCTTGGTTTTCCTCACACGTTTTACCAGGTCCGTGGCTAAGGCGCTGTGGGCCCAAGTCCCACCTCCAGCACGAACCTCGCAGGTGGCCAAGGGCTGGCCCCGGTGGGAGATGCCGGGCAGCGAGGGCTTGGGGACAGCTCAGCCCCAGGGGCCGAGGTGGGCGGGGACTCAGGGTGGGCGTGCAAGGCTGTGGCTCGTGCCCCCCCGCAGCCCAGGCCAGTGACCTGGAGCAGATCCACCTGGATGAGAAGACCTTCCGCTGGCTGCACAACGAGGACCAGATGGCCGTGGAGAAGCTCTCGGACGGCATCCGCAAGTTTGCCGCCGATGCGGGGAAGCTGGAGCAGATGCTGGTGGTGAGTGTCCCGCCAGGGCGGCCGTGGGCGTGTGCCGGGCCCCGTGAGGTCCAGGCCTGGGCGTGGGTATGCAGGTCGGGCAGAGTGGAAACTTTCTGTGGGGACCCTGGTCTTGTTCATGTGCCACC
Protein-coding regions in this window:
- the TALDO1 gene encoding transaldolase, whose amino-acid sequence is MSSSPVKRQRMESALDQLKQFTTVVADTGDFHAIDEYKPQDATTNPSLILAAARMPSYQELVGEAIAYGRKLGGSQEDQIKNAIDKLFVLFGAEILKKIPGRVSTEVDARLSFDKDAMVARARRLIELYKEAGISKDRILIKLSSTWEGIQAGKELEERHGIHCNMTLLFSFAQAVACAEAGVTLISPFVGRILDWHVANTDKKSYEPLEDPGVKSVTKIYNYYKKFGYKTIVMGASFRNTGEIKALAGCDFLTISPKLLGELLKDNSKLAPVLSAKAAQASDLEQIHLDEKTFRWLHNEDQMAVEKLSDGIRKFAADAGKLEQMLVERMFNTENGK